One window from the genome of Thermus sediminis encodes:
- a CDS encoding YggS family pyridoxal phosphate-dependent enzyme, with the protein MSLPRVLERIALACRRAGRDPGEVRLVAVTKGRTVEEIQEKVLRHGPFPLGESRVQEALKKMEALPAEWHLVGPLQRNKAKFAPRFGLVHSLDSLRLAEALERVGVREGVRLRVLVEVNLGREPQKHGFLEEELPEALARVREMPHLEVLGLMTVPPVGPEGLVRPIFRRLSWLADRFGLPERSMGMSDDYEWAVEEGATLVRIGRALFVD; encoded by the coding sequence GTGAGCCTGCCCCGGGTCCTGGAGAGGATCGCCCTGGCCTGCCGTAGGGCCGGGCGGGACCCCGGGGAGGTCCGGCTCGTGGCCGTGACCAAGGGGCGTACGGTGGAGGAGATCCAGGAAAAGGTCCTCCGCCACGGCCCCTTCCCCCTCGGGGAAAGCCGGGTGCAGGAGGCCTTGAAGAAGATGGAGGCCCTCCCGGCGGAGTGGCACCTGGTGGGCCCCTTGCAGCGCAACAAGGCCAAGTTCGCCCCCCGGTTTGGCCTGGTCCACTCCTTGGACTCCCTGCGCCTGGCCGAGGCCCTGGAACGGGTGGGGGTCAGGGAGGGGGTTAGGCTCAGGGTCCTGGTGGAGGTGAACCTGGGCCGGGAGCCCCAGAAGCACGGCTTCCTGGAGGAGGAGCTGCCCGAGGCCCTGGCCCGGGTGAGGGAGATGCCCCACCTCGAGGTCCTGGGCCTCATGACCGTGCCCCCCGTGGGGCCCGAGGGGTTGGTGAGGCCCATCTTCCGCAGGCTTTCCTGGCTGGCCGACCGCTTTGGCCTCCCCGAGCGCTCCATGGGGATGTCCGACGACTACGAGTGGGCGGTGGAGGAAGGGGCCACCCTGGTGCGGATCGGCCGGGCCCTTTTTGTAGACTGA
- a CDS encoding DivIVA domain-containing protein, translating to MDLTPLDVRYQEFPTGFRGYHKKAVRAYLAQVAETMEGLIRENEALKGQLRALEEENARLKEAEGELKRAVVAAERIARDLKAQAEREAELIRKEALAAKEQVLREAVEELRRLRGETERARREKALFLGQFRALLQGYLDSLERLEEK from the coding sequence ATGGACCTCACCCCCTTGGACGTGCGCTACCAGGAGTTCCCCACGGGGTTCCGCGGTTACCACAAGAAGGCGGTACGGGCCTACCTGGCCCAGGTGGCCGAAACCATGGAGGGCCTCATCCGGGAGAACGAGGCCCTCAAGGGGCAGCTTCGGGCCCTGGAAGAGGAAAACGCCCGCCTCAAGGAGGCGGAAGGGGAACTGAAGCGGGCGGTGGTGGCCGCAGAAAGGATCGCCCGGGACCTCAAGGCCCAGGCGGAGAGGGAGGCCGAGCTCATCCGCAAGGAGGCCCTGGCTGCCAAGGAGCAGGTCCTTAGGGAGGCCGTTGAGGAGCTCAGGCGCCTTAGGGGAGAGACGGAGCGGGCCAGACGGGAGAAGGCCCTCTTCCTGGGCCAGTTCAGGGCCCTTTTGCAGGGCTACCTGGACTCCTTAGAGCGGCTGGAGGAAAAGTAG
- a CDS encoding YdcF family protein, whose amino-acid sequence MRWLLALLPLLSPTLAGGDYAWIVVLGAAQYGGRPSPALERRLLAALSLYQEGLAPRIAVAGGRAPGDRYSEGEVGCRHLRDRGVPQEALLCETQSQNTYENLLFLKPHLEGRILLVTDAPHLPRALFLARLLGLEAEGHPVPGRYPLGYQLREALYRLWLSLGLRPLPGRQGPTFPPAALRSPGSPAKGP is encoded by the coding sequence GTGCGTTGGCTCCTCGCCCTCCTCCCCCTCCTCTCCCCGACCCTGGCCGGCGGGGACTACGCCTGGATCGTGGTCCTGGGAGCGGCCCAGTACGGGGGAAGACCCTCCCCCGCCCTGGAGAGGCGGCTCCTGGCTGCCCTTAGCCTCTACCAAGAAGGGCTCGCCCCCCGCATCGCCGTGGCTGGGGGCCGGGCCCCCGGGGACCGGTACAGCGAGGGGGAGGTGGGCTGCCGCCACCTCCGCGACCGGGGAGTCCCCCAGGAGGCCCTCCTCTGCGAAACCCAAAGCCAGAACACCTACGAGAACCTCCTCTTCCTCAAGCCCCACCTAGAGGGCCGGATCCTCCTGGTCACGGACGCCCCCCACCTGCCCCGGGCCCTCTTCCTGGCCCGGCTCCTGGGCCTGGAGGCGGAAGGCCACCCCGTGCCCGGACGCTACCCCTTGGGCTACCAGCTCCGGGAAGCCCTCTACCGCCTCTGGCTCTCCTTGGGCCTGCGGCCCCTTCCCGGGAGGCAGGGACCTACTTTTCCTCCAGCCGCTCTAAGGAGTCCAGGTAGCCCTGCAAAAGGGCCCTGA
- a CDS encoding purine-nucleoside phosphorylase: METYERIQEAVGYIRGRTDFTPEVGLVLGSGLGPLAEEVEKVAEVPYGEIPHFPLSTAPGHAGRLVLGTLEGKRVLVYQGRVHHYEGYSPEEVVFPVRVGFFLGARTFLLTSAAGGLNPRFHAGGLMLHLDYLNPSGVNPLRGPNDERLGPRFPVMFGAYDPELIDLARRVARRQDLHLLEGVYAWWLGPSFASRAELRMLRELGADAIGMSTVPEVIALRHLGARVLGLSTITDMAVPERDHHATEEEVLEVARRTGPIFRRFVRGILAELP; the protein is encoded by the coding sequence GTGGAGACCTACGAGAGGATCCAGGAGGCTGTGGGCTACATCCGCGGGCGGACGGACTTCACCCCTGAGGTGGGCCTCGTCCTGGGCTCGGGGCTTGGGCCCCTGGCCGAGGAGGTGGAGAAGGTGGCCGAGGTCCCCTACGGGGAGATCCCCCACTTCCCCCTCTCCACCGCCCCCGGGCATGCGGGAAGGCTCGTCCTGGGCACCCTGGAGGGGAAGAGGGTCCTCGTGTACCAGGGCCGGGTCCACCACTACGAGGGCTATAGCCCCGAGGAGGTGGTCTTCCCCGTGCGGGTGGGCTTCTTCTTGGGGGCCAGGACCTTCCTCCTCACCTCCGCCGCCGGGGGGCTGAACCCCAGGTTCCACGCCGGGGGCCTCATGCTCCACCTGGACTACCTGAACCCCTCGGGGGTGAACCCCCTGCGGGGCCCAAACGACGAGCGGCTGGGCCCCCGCTTCCCGGTGATGTTCGGCGCCTACGACCCGGAGCTCATAGACCTGGCCCGGCGGGTGGCGAGGCGGCAGGACCTCCACCTCCTCGAGGGGGTCTACGCCTGGTGGCTGGGCCCCTCCTTCGCCAGCCGGGCGGAGCTCAGGATGCTCAGGGAGCTGGGGGCGGACGCTATCGGCATGTCCACGGTCCCCGAGGTCATCGCCCTGAGGCACCTGGGGGCCAGGGTCTTGGGCCTTTCCACCATCACGGACATGGCCGTGCCCGAGCGGGACCACCACGCCACCGAGGAGGAGGTGCTGGAGGTGGCGAGGAGGACGGGCCCCATCTTCCGCCGCTTCGTGCGGGGCATCCTGGCCGAGCTCCCGTGA
- a CDS encoding BamA/OMP85 family outer membrane protein: MKRLILLALLGTVALAAPIREVVVEGADPVLQALARAALPFGVGDEPRDLEAARKAILATGYFREAEVRLEGDVLQVRLVPYPSIGEVRVEARAFPQETLLRFLEERFAIGREATYNPLRAEEAARALAQAYRQNGFPFAPKVEVEAKEVGGQMALTFRVEEAREVKAVRLSGATLLPEEELRRLLEPLRGPFDFARYQEALRAIAGRYEARGYRFSGPDPALSALEDGVLTVQVRELRVARVEGEGLDLRDFPLGAGDFLNYERLLEGVQTLSRRLSRIVTFTLAQEGEGVAVRLQVGPEGGRIDRVEVSGNTAIPAEALLQALRLRPGEVYTPLLAQEDARRVAELYRERGLEVVDVRVGFREGVYRLEVVELKVAGYRLEWQGERRTQDEVILRELPRPGSLFSLPELRRGIARLLATGLLAEPPRVSLAPSERPEEVVVVLGLREARTGLFQPAIGWSSLEGWSGSVAFREANLFGLAHQVGVDLAFIQNDARDNLSLSASYSIPWLYVDFLDLKDVRTGLSFSLFSTPIGNNKLLDGTADTGWEYTERRTGGGFNLTRPFSRELENLRLSLGLSARRSAYALEVFDPRAPCDPAVTDPANPRYCDGTGYRNPALAQSLLPTPGWTLRLDTGLAYVDVDDPRFRTQGYEAGLSTGLGLSLPDTGGRSLFVPVVVTGKTYFPLDEARRQALALRLSAGTLLGSPPESERFFLSGGGAEAFLLRGYEDRKYGGLSFATGSLEYRYDFALSPQGGTNLYGILFTDLGVADNTGGLKWGVGIGLQLDLDLFGALLPSLRLDYAFSPESPTGRIHFRIGPMF, from the coding sequence ATGAAGCGCCTTATCCTCTTGGCCCTGTTGGGCACCGTGGCCCTGGCCGCCCCCATCCGGGAGGTGGTTGTGGAAGGAGCCGACCCGGTCCTCCAAGCCTTGGCCCGGGCCGCCCTGCCCTTTGGCGTGGGGGACGAGCCCCGAGACCTCGAGGCCGCCCGGAAGGCCATCCTGGCCACGGGCTACTTCCGGGAGGCCGAGGTGCGCCTGGAAGGGGACGTCCTCCAGGTGCGCCTCGTCCCCTACCCCTCCATCGGGGAGGTCCGGGTGGAGGCCAGGGCCTTCCCCCAGGAGACCCTCCTCCGGTTCCTGGAGGAGCGGTTCGCCATCGGCCGGGAGGCCACGTACAACCCCCTGAGGGCGGAGGAGGCCGCCCGGGCCCTGGCCCAGGCCTACCGGCAAAACGGCTTCCCCTTCGCCCCCAAGGTGGAGGTGGAGGCCAAGGAGGTGGGGGGGCAGATGGCCCTCACCTTCCGGGTGGAGGAGGCCCGGGAGGTCAAGGCGGTGCGCCTCTCGGGGGCTACCCTCCTCCCCGAGGAGGAGCTCCGCAGGCTGCTGGAGCCCCTGAGGGGCCCCTTTGACTTCGCCAGGTACCAGGAGGCCCTGAGGGCCATCGCCGGGCGCTACGAGGCCCGTGGCTACCGCTTCAGCGGCCCCGACCCCGCCCTGAGCGCCCTGGAGGACGGGGTCCTCACCGTGCAGGTGCGGGAGCTCCGGGTGGCCCGGGTGGAGGGGGAGGGGCTGGACCTAAGAGACTTCCCCCTTGGGGCGGGGGACTTCCTGAACTACGAGCGCCTCCTGGAAGGGGTTCAGACGCTTTCCCGCAGGCTTTCCCGCATCGTCACCTTCACCCTGGCCCAGGAGGGGGAAGGGGTGGCCGTGCGCCTCCAAGTGGGGCCGGAAGGGGGCAGGATCGATCGGGTGGAGGTCTCGGGCAACACCGCCATCCCCGCGGAGGCCCTCCTCCAGGCCCTGCGCCTCAGGCCGGGGGAGGTCTACACCCCCCTCCTCGCCCAGGAGGACGCCAGGAGGGTGGCGGAGCTCTACCGGGAGCGGGGCCTCGAGGTGGTCGATGTCCGCGTCGGCTTCCGGGAGGGGGTCTACCGGCTGGAGGTGGTGGAGCTCAAGGTGGCGGGCTACCGCCTGGAGTGGCAGGGAGAGCGCCGCACCCAGGACGAGGTCATCCTCCGGGAGCTCCCCAGGCCGGGAAGCCTCTTCAGCCTCCCCGAACTGAGGCGGGGCATCGCCCGCCTCCTGGCCACGGGCCTCCTCGCCGAGCCCCCCCGGGTCTCCCTGGCCCCGTCGGAGAGGCCCGAGGAGGTGGTGGTAGTCCTGGGGCTAAGGGAGGCCCGGACCGGCCTCTTCCAGCCCGCCATTGGCTGGAGCTCCCTGGAGGGCTGGTCGGGGAGCGTGGCCTTCAGGGAGGCCAACCTCTTCGGCCTGGCCCACCAGGTGGGCGTGGACCTGGCCTTCATCCAGAACGACGCCCGGGACAACCTCTCCCTTTCCGCCAGCTACAGCATCCCTTGGCTCTACGTGGACTTCCTGGACCTCAAGGACGTGCGCACCGGCCTCTCCTTTAGCCTCTTCTCCACCCCCATCGGCAACAACAAGCTCCTGGACGGCACGGCGGACACCGGCTGGGAGTACACGGAAAGGCGCACGGGGGGCGGCTTCAACCTCACCCGCCCCTTCTCTAGGGAGCTGGAGAACCTGAGGCTCTCCTTGGGCCTTTCCGCCCGGCGCTCGGCCTACGCCCTGGAGGTTTTTGATCCAAGGGCCCCCTGCGACCCCGCCGTCACCGACCCCGCAAACCCCAGGTACTGCGACGGCACCGGCTACAGGAACCCCGCCCTGGCCCAGTCCCTCCTCCCCACCCCCGGCTGGACCCTGAGGCTGGACACGGGCCTGGCCTACGTGGACGTGGACGACCCCCGCTTCCGCACCCAGGGGTACGAAGCGGGCCTCTCCACCGGCCTGGGCCTTTCCCTTCCGGACACGGGGGGAAGGAGCCTCTTCGTGCCGGTGGTGGTCACGGGCAAGACCTACTTCCCCCTGGACGAGGCCCGGCGCCAGGCCCTGGCCCTCCGCCTCTCCGCGGGCACCCTCCTGGGCTCCCCCCCGGAAAGCGAGCGCTTCTTCCTCTCCGGGGGCGGGGCCGAGGCCTTCCTCCTAAGGGGGTACGAGGACCGCAAGTACGGGGGGCTTTCCTTCGCCACGGGGAGCCTCGAGTACCGCTACGACTTCGCCCTCTCCCCCCAGGGGGGGACCAACCTCTACGGCATCCTCTTCACCGACCTAGGCGTTGCCGACAACACCGGAGGGCTCAAGTGGGGGGTGGGGATCGGCCTCCAGCTGGACCTGGACCTCTTCGGGGCCCTCCTCCCCTCCCTGCGCCTGGACTACGCCTTCAGCCCGGAAAGCCCCACGGGGAGGATCCACTTCCGCATCGGGCCCATGTTTTAG